From Halarcobacter mediterraneus:
AATGTAGTTGGAATTCGAGATAACCAATTAATAGGTTATGGTCTAGTCGTAGGTCTAGCAGGAACAGGAGATAAATCTCAATTTACTATGCAAAGTTTACAAAACCTACTTAGAAACTCATATATCAAAATACCTGCGTCTTCTATCAAATCTAAAAATATTGCTGCTGTAATGGTAACAGCTGATTTACCTCCTTTTGCAAGACAAGGGGATAAAATAAAAGTAAAAATTTCTGCTATTGGTGATGCTAAATCAATTGATAGGGGAGAACTTTTATTAACTCAACTAAAGGCAGTTGATGGACAAGTTTACGCCTTAGCTCAAGGTTCTATTGTAGCAGATGAACAAAATAATACTACTGGTTTTATTTATGATGGAGCAACAGTTGAAAATGAAGTTGATTATTCACTTGGTGAAGAAAATAGCATAAAACTAAGTCTTCTAAAAAATGATGCAAAACAAGCATATGTAGTTGAAGAAAAAATCAATGAACACTTCAATAAACCTTTAGCTTCAGCTTTAGACACAAGAACTATTTTTGTAAAAAAACCTTTAAATATTTCTATTGTTAAATTTATTTCTGATATTCAAAATATTCAACTTGACTCAACTTTTAAAAAGAAGATTATTATTGATGTTGCAAGGGAGACGATAGTTGCAGGATTAGATATTCCTATATCTCCTGTTACTGTTGCTAGAGATGGGTTTACTATAAGAATTAAAAAAAGTGATTTAACTGATCAAGAATGGGAAGATAATCAAATCAATCAAGGAAGAGATATAGGAGATAATGTTCAATTAGATAATAAACCTATTGCCGTTGAAATTGATAATACTTTAATGAATACAAAAAATACTCCAACAGTTTCAGATTTAGTAAGAGCAATGAAAGTTATGAAATTACCTATAACAGAAATTATAGATACTATAAAAATGATTAAAGACCTTGGAGCAATAGATGTTGAACTGGAGATAAGAGGATAATATGGCTGAATTTTTAAGTCAAGATGAAATTGATGCTCTTTTAGATATTGCTGATGCAGGAGAAGAAATTGAAACTGCTGCAGATGAACAAATTGTTTCAAAAGAAAAAAACTATTCTATTTATGATTTTAAAAAACCAAATAGAATATCAAATGAACAATTTAAAGCCTTTTCAACTCTTCATGATAAAATGCTTAGGGATTTAATAACAGATCTTTCAGCAATGCTTAGAAAAATTGTTGATATAAAATTATACTCTATTGAACAGATGACTTATGGAGAATTTATTCTTTCAATTCCCCAATTAACATCACTTAATACTTTATCAATTAAGCCACTTGAAGGAAGAATTGTAATTGAGTGTAACCCTGGTATTTCACATAAAATTATTGCCGAATTATTAGGAAGTGGAGCAGTAGCTGCAAGTGATAATTTAGATAGAGAATTAACTGAAATTGAAGTAAATATTTTTGAACATTTTTATAAAATGTTTGTTAAGCATCTGTATAGAGCTTGGGATGAAGTTACAACTTTAAATTTTAAAATTGAATCAAGAGATACAAATGCAAATGCAATTCAAATTATTTCTGATCATGAAATTGTTTTATTAGTTGTACTTGAAATTACAATAGATGAAGAATCAGGCTTTTTATCAATTTGTTATCCAATTTCATACATTGAAACTTTATTAAATAAGATTGTAGAGAAAATATTTAGTGAAGGGAAAAATAAAAAAGCAAGTAGAAAACAAGATATAACTACTTTAATTTCTGGTGCAAAAATGAATATTGAGGCTATTATGGCTGAAACTGAAATGTCTGTTTCTGAAATACTTGCATTAAAACCAGAAGATGTAATCGTTTTTAGTAAAAATGCAACCTCTGCTTCTTCAAAAGTATATATTAATAATACAGAAAAGTTTGTTGCTGTTTCAGGTGTTCAAAACAATAGAAAAGCGATTCAAATAGAGTCAAATATAGACCATGAAAAACAAGAAACATTAGATGCGTTAAGAGCAATGAGAGAAGAAAGAATAAAAAAAGCAAAAGAGTCAACAGAAAATATTAAGAGACTGTTAAAAGAAAGGAAAGAAGGAAAATATTAATAAATATTTCCTTTTTTAATCTCTTTTATCTTCTATTGAAGATATGCTCCAATTTAGAACTTCTCCTGCATACATAGGAACTACATCCTCACCTTTAAACTTATATGATGAAGGAACTACAAACTTCTTCTTTTCTAATTTTACTTTTTTATTTAATGGTTTGAAATCATAAATCTTTTGTGCATTTAAACTAATAAAAGCATTTAAATTATCTAAAGAGTTGTTTTCTTCAAATAATTGCGTTAATACTTGTAAGGCAATAGGTGAAGTAAATACTCCAGCAGCACAGCCACAACACTCTTTTTTATGTTTTGGATGGGGGGCAGAATCACTTCCAAACATTAATTTTGGATGAGCTTTAAGTGCAGCATTTAATAAAGCATCTCTATCTTCTGGTCTTTTTGCAATTGGTTTACAAAATAAATGAGGGCTTAACATACCTCCTGCAACATCATCAAGAGTAATCAATAAATGATGTAATGTAACCGTTGCATAAAGATTATCATATTTATCAAGTAACTCAATTGCATCTTTTGTTGTAATATGTTCCATAATAATTTTTAAATCAGGGAAAGATGATGCAATTGATTCATAAATAGGCATAAATTCTTTTTCTCTATCCATTACAAAACCATTTGTTTCACCATGAATACAAAGAGGAATACCTAATTTACTCATTGACTCTAATGTTGGTCTTAAAACCTCAACATCCATTGAAGATACTCCTGTTTCAGAATTTGTAGTAATTCCAGCAGGATATAATTTTATAGCAATAATATCATCTTTTATATCTTCTAAAAAAGAATATGAGTAATCATTTTGGAAAAAAAGTGTAACATAAGGTTCAAATTTATCCTCAATACACGCTTCTTTTATTCTTTTTTTATAAGATAATAATGCTTCTTTTGTTGTAATAGGTGGTACTAAATTTGGCATAACTAAAGCACCACTAAAAGTTTCAGATGTTAAAGGACCAACTAATTTTAGCATATCACCATCACGTAAGTGAAGGTGCATATCTAAAGCAGAATCTATTTCAAATGTATCCATACTAGATTGCATCCTCGTCTTCTTCACCAGTTCTAATTCTTATTGTTTTCTCAATAGGCGAAACAAAGATTTTACCATCTCCAATTTTCCCTGTTTTTGCCGAGTTTATAATAATATCAATTGTATTATCAACATCTTCATCAGCAACAACAAGCTCAATTTTTATTTTTGGAAGAAAATCAACAACATATTCAGCACCTCTATATAACTCAGAGTGTCCTTGTTGTCTCCCATATCCTTTAACATCTGCAACAGTCATACCTGTAATTCCAGCTTCAGTTAAAGCATCTTTTACATCTTCTAATTTAAATGGTTTAATTACTGCTTCTATTTTTTTCACTATTAATCCTTTTTTTAATCTTTATATTTTAACTAAATAATTTTAAACAAAACTAATGAAACTAAAATGCTCGTTTAAATTCAGGGTAAGCTTCTAGTCCACACTCTTCAACATCAAGTCCTTGCATTTCTTCATCATTATGAGCCCTTAGTGGTGCTATTTTATTTATCAAAAATAAAATAAGATATGAAACAACAAAAGCAAAAATCGCAACTACTATTACACCTTTTAATTGACCTAAAAAGGTAATATCTTCACCATTTGAAGCAAAAATTCCTACTGCCAATGTTCCCCAAATACCATTTAATAGATGAACCGATAATGCACCTACGGGATCATCAAGTTTTAATTTATCAAAAAATGATACACCAAAAACAACAAGTGCTCCACCAATTGAACCAATTAAAATAGGCGTATAAATATCATATAAATCTGGTCCTGCAGTGATTGCTACTAATCCACCTAAAGCACCATTTAATACCATTGTAATATCAAGTTTCTTATATCTAAAATACATAAAAGCCCCAACAATAATTGCACCTGACAGACCTGCTGTATTTGTATTCATTATAGTTAAAGCAACTAAATCTGCATTTTCTTTTGAAGCAATAGAACCAACACTTCCACCATTAAATCCAAACCATCCTATCCATAAAAGAAAAGCACCTAATGTAACTAAAGGAATATTTGAAGCAGGAATTACTCTAACTCCTCCTTCTTTTGGATATCTTCCACGTCTTGCTCCAATAATTAAAATTGCAGCTAATAACGCCCATCCTCCAGTGGAATGAATAACAGTTGAACCAGCTAAATCATACATTGTTAAATCTAAAAGTGTCCCAGCTAACATATCACTACCCCATGACCAATTTACTATTACAGGGTAAATAAACCCTCCCATAATCACAGTAAACAAAGCTAAAGGTAAAACTTTCGCTCTTTCACTAACTCCTCCAGACATTATATTAATTGCTTTACCCACAAATGCCATTTGAAAAAGAAATGCTGCCCATTTTGACATAGAATCACTTCCAAAATCTCCAAAAGCAATTGAATATCCAATAAGTAAAAATGCTAAAGATGCAATTGCATATATCATAGTATTTACCATTAATACTGCTGTAACATTTTTTGTTCTAACAAGTCCTGCCTCAAGCATAGCAAAACCAGGAACCATAAAAATGATTAATGTCATTGAAAAGATTGCAAAAAACGTGTCTATCACATAGCTGATTGATTGTAAGTCCATATTTAACCTTCCTAAGTTTTCTTAAGAAGTATTATATATTTTTTAAAAAGTTTAATATAGGTATAGTATGTATAAAAACTATACAGTAAGTTAAGTTTTCAAATAAGGAGAATATTATCTCCTTATTTAATAGTTTTAAACAGCTTCACTTCCTCTTTGCTCTGTTCTAATTCTAACAACTTCTTCAACAGGTGTTACAAAGATTTTACCATCTCCAATTTTTCCTGTTTTTGCTGCTTCAACTAATACTGATATAGTCGAATCAACATCTTCATCATTTACTATAACTTCAACTTTTATTTTTGCTAAAAAGTCTACAACATATTCTGCACCTCTATATAATTCTGAGTGTCCTTGTTGTCTACCATATCCTTTCACATCAGATACTGTCATACCTGAAATCCCACTTTCAACTAAAGCTTCTTTTACATCTTCTAGTTTAAAAGGTTTAATTATCGCTTCAACTTTTTTCATTATAAATTCCTTTATCTATTATGCTTTTTTGAATTCAGGATAACACTCTAGACCAGTTTCATGAATATCAAGTCCAGTAATTTCCGTTTCTTCATCAACTCTTAATCCAACAATCATATCTAGGATTTTCCATATAATAAATGAAGTGATAAATACAAATGCACCAATTACAACTATACCTTTAATTTGTGCTAGTATTGTAACTTCAGGGTTAAAAATACCTACAGCTAATGTTCCCCAAATACCAGCAACTAAGTGAACTGATAAGGCACCAACTGGATCATCAATTTTTAACTTATCGAAGAAAGGAACTGCAAAGACAACTAATGCACCACCAACTATACCTTCAATAAATGCAACTAACATCCCTAAGTCAGGTCCTGCTGTACAAGATACAAGTCCTGCTAAAGCACCATTTAATACCATTGTTAAATCAACTTTTTTATAAAGAAGTTGAGTTAAAATTGCTGCCATAACTGCACCTGCTGCTGCTGCCATATTTGTATCAGCAACTACTAAAGCGATACCATCAATATCAGCTTTTGAACCTAATGCTAACTGAGAACCACCATTAAATCCAAACCATCCCATCCATAAAATGAATGTACCTAATGTAGCAAGAGTTAAGTTAGAACCAGGAATTGGTCTTACTTTACCATCTTTAGTATATTTTCCTTTTCTAGCACCTAAAATTAAAACACCAGCTAATGCAGCCCATCCACCAACAGAGTGAACAATTGTTGAACCAGCAAAATCAGAAAAACCTGCAATTAAACCACCTAATTCAGATCCTCCCCATGTCCAGTGACCTTGAATTGGATAAATAACACCACTTAAAACTACAACAAAGATTAAAAATGGCCATAACTTCATTCTTTCTGCAATTGTTCCTGAAATAACAGAAGCTGCAGTTGCTACAAACATAACTTGGAAAAAGAAGTCTGCTGCTGCAGGATATGAAGCATCTGCTGCACTTTCCATACTAATAGTTGAGAAACTTCCCATAAATGATGAACCATCACCATACATTAAATTGTAACCTACAAAATAATACATAATACAAGAAATAGAAAACAATGCAATATTTTTTGTTAAAACCGTTGCATTATTTTTTGATCTTGTTAGACCAGACTCTAGCATAGCAAAACCTGCTGCCATCCACATAACTAATACACCAGAAAATACAAATAGAAAACCATCTAATATGTATTTTAAGTCATTAAAATTTTCCATATTCTTCCTTTTCAAAGTAAATATGCTGAAATTCTAACAGATAAAAAAACTAAATAGTCAAAATATATGTATATTTTATATACAAGACAAGATTAAAAAGTATATTGATTTATACTCGAAGATCCCGGTAAATAATAACTTGAACTTACTTTTATTTTTTGTTAAATTTTTTTATTTTTTTTGCTAAATTTAACATCTTAATATTTTTTACATAATTGTATACTTTTTATACAATGGTTTTTTTTATTCTATGTTATAATTGAAATAATAGGAGTTATAATGAAAGAGTATCTAGAGGTATATATTCAAAATCAAGACAAAATAGAAACTTTTATAGAAGAGAGTTTAAATAAATTAGGTGAAATAAAAAAGCACGAAAGAACTAAATTTAAAACCCTTTTTAAAATATTCCCTTCATTGGAACTTGTTTATATAGTAAATAAAGATACAAAAACTCAAAGCTCTTCAAACTATTATAGATACAAAGAAGATATAACAGAAAAAGATATACCAAGGGACTATATACTGTCAAAACTTCATTTTAAAGAAAACTGTAAAGTTGCATTTAGCTCAGTATATATAAGTAGTGCAACAAAACATAATTGCGTTACTGTTTCAATAAAAGAAGGCAATGATATTATATTTTTTGATTTCAAAATTGAAAGTTTACTTGAGAGATTAAGCTTAATTGAATTAAATAAGCCTTTTCATACGCTTACTAAAGCTTTTTATATAATAGCAGGATATACGATGTTTTTTCTTGCAATTTTTATTATTTTTTACTCAATTTATGATTTTGCCCATTCATTTTTAATAAAAGGGATTTTTGACTTAGATACAGTTTTCAAACCTGTTATTGCTCTTACTTTAGGTGTTGCAATTTTTGATTTAGCAAAGACTATTTTAGAGCAAGAAGTTTACTTTAAAAGCTATTCAAAGAATTCTAAAGTTGAGACAAAAATGATAACAAAGTTTTTAATATCTATTATTATAGCTTTATCAATTGAAGCGTTAATGGTTGTATTTAAAATAGCTCTAAGTGATTATGATAAAATGATAAATGCTTTATATCTAATAACTGGTATATCTTTAATATTAATCGCTTTATCAGTATTTATACATATTACAAAAAAGAAATAAAAGTTAATAAGGAAAATTATGGAAAATTATATTGCAAAATCTAAGAACTCAAAAGAAATACTAAACTCTGCTCACCTTCTTCAAAGTGTGAAAATAAATGCTTTGATTTATGGTGATAGTGGTGTAGGGAAAAAGTCCTTAGCAAAATATATTTTACCTAATGCTAGAGTATTTAAGGCTAAAAATCTTCAACAAGATATTAGTGATAATATAATTTCTATACAAGATACTGCAATTATAATTGATAAAATTGAGAATATAACAAATATAGAACTTCTTGTAAAGTGGATAAATGAAAATAATATTAGAGTTGTAGCTACTACTTTAAAACAAGACTTAAACTCCAAACTAACAGAACTATTTTCAATTACTATAGAGCTACCTGAATTAAAAGATAGAGAAGAAGATGTAAAGGAATTGATTAATAAGTTTTCTTCAGAAGCAAGTAAAACTTTAGATTTACCCTCTATTTCATCAAATAAACTTATGGTAAATATTTCTAATAATGCCCATAGTCTTAGAAAGTCTATATATTTTTCTTATCTTTTTGAAACAATAGGAGAAGATGAAATTTTAATGTTTATGGAAAACTATATGTTTTCAAATATGCAAGGAGAAACTTCATATAAAGATTTTATATATTTATTTGAAGTTCCTTTATTAAAAGCTGCAACTAAAAAATATAAATCTCAAGTTCAGATGGCTAAACATCTAGGTTTAAATAGAATTACTCTTAGAAAAAAACTTGATATACATAAGGTTTATTTAAATGACTGAATTAAATATCCAAATTGAAGAACTTATATCTGAAAAAGCAGAAGACTTTGAAATTTCAAAAGTATTTAGAAATCATTTTAAATCTTATGTTGCCTCTATTGATTCTGTTTTAGAGACAACAGGAGGAAAAGATTTTTTTGTAAAACATACAAAACATACAGATAAGTTCTTAATCCAATTATACAAATATATATTAAGAAAACATTTTGGCGATTATCAACCAATGAGTACTTCAATTCCTATTACATTAATTGCATTAGGAAGTTATGGAAGAGAACAACTTTGCATTTATTCTGATGTTGATTTATTAATTTTATATGAGGAAATACAAGGATATAACTTAAAAGTTATAATGGAGGAACTTGTAACCTTAGCTTGGGATTGTGGTTTAAAACTAGGTTCAAGAGTACATGAGATAAAAGAAATAGATTCTTCTGTAAAAGAGGATATAACTATAAAGTCTTCAATTTTAGAATCAAGAATGATTTATGGTTCAAAACATTTATGGTTTTCGTATCAAAATATCTTAAAAAAAATAAGAAAAACAAATCAAAAAGAGTTTGTCTTAGAAAAGCTTGAGGAACATAAAAAACGACTTTTAAAATATCCTTTAAAGATGGAACCAAATATTAAAGATGGTTTTGGAGGGATGAGAGAAGCAAATATGATTTTCTGGATGGCTACGATATCTTATGGAGTTAATGATATAAGACAATTAATAAATATAAGTTTCTCTGAAGAAGAATATAAAAGGTATAGAAGTGCCTTAGAATTTATATTTAGAGTTAGAAACTATTTGCATAGTATTTCAAAAAAGAAACTTGATATTGTAAACTTTGATGTTTTACCTGAACTTAGTTCTAAAATGGGCTTTAAAAATAGACCTCGACTAACAAAAGAGAGGCAGTGTATGTCTAAATTATTAGAATCACTTCATCGTGTACACTTTTTCTCAACTATTATGGTTAAAAAATTTACAAGAAAAATTCTTTTTGAAAAAGAAAATATTGCAAAACTTAGAAAATATAGATTTAAAAAAAATTTATATATTTATGATAATAGATTATATACCTCTTTTAATGCAAAACCAAAAACATTAAATGCCTTATTAAAGGAACTAATTTCTTTACCAAAAAATGTAAAACATTTTGACCGTTCATATATAGAGTATGC
This genomic window contains:
- a CDS encoding flagellar basal body P-ring protein FlgI, which produces MRFFIILLFLFQSIFAVTIKDISNVVGIRDNQLIGYGLVVGLAGTGDKSQFTMQSLQNLLRNSYIKIPASSIKSKNIAAVMVTADLPPFARQGDKIKVKISAIGDAKSIDRGELLLTQLKAVDGQVYALAQGSIVADEQNNTTGFIYDGATVENEVDYSLGEENSIKLSLLKNDAKQAYVVEEKINEHFNKPLASALDTRTIFVKKPLNISIVKFISDIQNIQLDSTFKKKIIIDVARETIVAGLDIPISPVTVARDGFTIRIKKSDLTDQEWEDNQINQGRDIGDNVQLDNKPIAVEIDNTLMNTKNTPTVSDLVRAMKVMKLPITEIIDTIKMIKDLGAIDVELEIRG
- the fliM gene encoding flagellar motor switch protein FliM → MAEFLSQDEIDALLDIADAGEEIETAADEQIVSKEKNYSIYDFKKPNRISNEQFKAFSTLHDKMLRDLITDLSAMLRKIVDIKLYSIEQMTYGEFILSIPQLTSLNTLSIKPLEGRIVIECNPGISHKIIAELLGSGAVAASDNLDRELTEIEVNIFEHFYKMFVKHLYRAWDEVTTLNFKIESRDTNANAIQIISDHEIVLLVVLEITIDEESGFLSICYPISYIETLLNKIVEKIFSEGKNKKASRKQDITTLISGAKMNIEAIMAETEMSVSEILALKPEDVIVFSKNATSASSKVYINNTEKFVAVSGVQNNRKAIQIESNIDHEKQETLDALRAMREERIKKAKESTENIKRLLKERKEGKY
- the pyrC gene encoding dihydroorotase encodes the protein MDTFEIDSALDMHLHLRDGDMLKLVGPLTSETFSGALVMPNLVPPITTKEALLSYKKRIKEACIEDKFEPYVTLFFQNDYSYSFLEDIKDDIIAIKLYPAGITTNSETGVSSMDVEVLRPTLESMSKLGIPLCIHGETNGFVMDREKEFMPIYESIASSFPDLKIIMEHITTKDAIELLDKYDNLYATVTLHHLLITLDDVAGGMLSPHLFCKPIAKRPEDRDALLNAALKAHPKLMFGSDSAPHPKHKKECCGCAAGVFTSPIALQVLTQLFEENNSLDNLNAFISLNAQKIYDFKPLNKKVKLEKKKFVVPSSYKFKGEDVVPMYAGEVLNWSISSIEDKRD
- a CDS encoding P-II family nitrogen regulator, which gives rise to MKKIEAVIKPFKLEDVKDALTEAGITGMTVADVKGYGRQQGHSELYRGAEYVVDFLPKIKIELVVADEDVDNTIDIIINSAKTGKIGDGKIFVSPIEKTIRIRTGEEDEDAI
- a CDS encoding ammonium transporter, translated to MDLQSISYVIDTFFAIFSMTLIIFMVPGFAMLEAGLVRTKNVTAVLMVNTMIYAIASLAFLLIGYSIAFGDFGSDSMSKWAAFLFQMAFVGKAINIMSGGVSERAKVLPLALFTVIMGGFIYPVIVNWSWGSDMLAGTLLDLTMYDLAGSTVIHSTGGWALLAAILIIGARRGRYPKEGGVRVIPASNIPLVTLGAFLLWIGWFGFNGGSVGSIASKENADLVALTIMNTNTAGLSGAIIVGAFMYFRYKKLDITMVLNGALGGLVAITAGPDLYDIYTPILIGSIGGALVVFGVSFFDKLKLDDPVGALSVHLLNGIWGTLAVGIFASNGEDITFLGQLKGVIVVAIFAFVVSYLILFLINKIAPLRAHNDEEMQGLDVEECGLEAYPEFKRAF
- a CDS encoding P-II family nitrogen regulator, producing MKKVEAIIKPFKLEDVKEALVESGISGMTVSDVKGYGRQQGHSELYRGAEYVVDFLAKIKVEVIVNDEDVDSTISVLVEAAKTGKIGDGKIFVTPVEEVVRIRTEQRGSEAV
- the amt gene encoding ammonium transporter, with the translated sequence MENFNDLKYILDGFLFVFSGVLVMWMAAGFAMLESGLTRSKNNATVLTKNIALFSISCIMYYFVGYNLMYGDGSSFMGSFSTISMESAADASYPAAADFFFQVMFVATAASVISGTIAERMKLWPFLIFVVVLSGVIYPIQGHWTWGGSELGGLIAGFSDFAGSTIVHSVGGWAALAGVLILGARKGKYTKDGKVRPIPGSNLTLATLGTFILWMGWFGFNGGSQLALGSKADIDGIALVVADTNMAAAAGAVMAAILTQLLYKKVDLTMVLNGALAGLVSCTAGPDLGMLVAFIEGIVGGALVVFAVPFFDKLKIDDPVGALSVHLVAGIWGTLAVGIFNPEVTILAQIKGIVVIGAFVFITSFIIWKILDMIVGLRVDEETEITGLDIHETGLECYPEFKKA
- a CDS encoding sigma 54-interacting transcriptional regulator, producing MENYIAKSKNSKEILNSAHLLQSVKINALIYGDSGVGKKSLAKYILPNARVFKAKNLQQDISDNIISIQDTAIIIDKIENITNIELLVKWINENNIRVVATTLKQDLNSKLTELFSITIELPELKDREEDVKELINKFSSEASKTLDLPSISSNKLMVNISNNAHSLRKSIYFSYLFETIGEDEILMFMENYMFSNMQGETSYKDFIYLFEVPLLKAATKKYKSQVQMAKHLGLNRITLRKKLDIHKVYLND